Proteins encoded together in one Camelina sativa cultivar DH55 chromosome 9, Cs, whole genome shotgun sequence window:
- the LOC104715329 gene encoding uncharacterized protein LOC104715329, producing the protein MQMLSRPLLVLTIAEALTDQSELKKEAPGGNTSHASSESQSDPQTSQSLSDIRIEDEAPLHVTSQDWLRQLYEELEKQRLSLPERVNEDELHRFYRVSNGDFTSLLSSIKKTIQWRETYRILSEEELETWSSLVFWHGYDRNQRPCLIVRLGLAFLKLPAHERPRFAQAIISQVEHGVLHLLTPENSELAVLVDCEGLSPLRIPMQMMRSCSSILQDHFPNRLGCLFIIRLPPVVRVISQTFIQILRPTTRKKLRIEGETFHRVLSEYLQTLPSYLGSDCNCKRCSNLNEKDPPQTQTHQRSKSRSSRETEKLDDGHWSYNVQTPDLAYEDESSLNICNQVLRTSVVFLLMIWLLGALLAGFADPESRPF; encoded by the exons ATGCAG ATGCTGTCTCGGCCATTATTGGTCCTCACGATAGCTGAGGCTCTCACAGACCAGTCAGAGTTAAAGAAAGAAGCCCCAGGTGGCAACACTTCTCATGCATCTTCAGAATCACAATCTGACCCACAGACGTCACAGTCTCTATCAGATATAAG AATTGAAGATGAGGCTCCACTTCATGTAACTTCACAAGACTGGCTTAGACAACTCTATGAAGAACTGGAAAAACAGAGGCTTAGCTTACCCGAGAG AGTCAATGAAGACGAGCTCCATAGATTCTATAGAGTGTCAAATGGAGACTTCACATCCTTACTAtcttctataaaaaaaacaatccagTGGAGGGAGACTTACAGAATCCTATCTGAAGAAGAACTTGAGACATGGTCAAGTTTAGTCTTTTGGCATGGATATGACAGGAACCAACGACCTTGCCTCATTGTCCGCTTGGGGCTTGCTTTCTTAAAGTTGCCAGCTCATGAAAGACCTCGTTTTGCTCAGGCAATCA TATCTCAGGTAGAGCACGGCGTTTTGCATCTTCTGACCCCCGAGAATTCAGAACTTGCAGTGTTAGTCGATTGTGAAGGATTATCTCCTCTGAGGATTCCAATGCAGATGATGAGATCTTGTTCATCCATTCTTCAAGATCACTTCCCTAACCGTCTTGGCTGTCTATTCATCATTCGCCTCCCTCCTGTTGTCCGAGTCATTTCCCAGACTTTCATCCAA ATTCTTAGACCAACCACACGCAAGAAGCTGAGAATTGAAGGGGAAACTTTCCATCGAGTTCTCTCTGAATATCTTCAGACGCTTCCTTCATACCTTGGCAGTGACTGCAATTGCAAAAGATGCTCGAATCTCAACGAAAAAGAtccaccacaaacacaaacacaccaaagAAGCAAGAGTAGGAGCTCGAGGGAAACAGAGAAGCTAGACGACGGCCACTGGAGTTACAATGTCCAGACACCGGATTTAGCATATGAGGATGAATCGAGCCTGAACATATGTAACCAAGTTCTGCGAACATCAGTAGTGTTCTTGCTCATGATTTGGCTCCTCGGTGCACTTCTAGCTGGATTCGCCGATCCTGAGAGCAGACCTTTTTAA